The following are encoded in a window of Spea bombifrons isolate aSpeBom1 chromosome 2, aSpeBom1.2.pri, whole genome shotgun sequence genomic DNA:
- the LOC128474788 gene encoding protein N-lysine methyltransferase METTL21D-like translates to MFLRKLERSDGTVLAIQQLSSGDVGCVVWDAAIVLSKFLEGEEFVGPGFHKLRGRSVLELGSGTGIVGIMAATLGADVTLTDLEDLKDLMNVNIESNKDLITGSCRAKVLKWGEDVTEFLPSPNYILMADCIYYEESLCLLLKTLKDLCSLETCILCCYEQRTTGKNPEIERRFFEVRS, encoded by the exons ATGTTTTTGCGGAAGCTGGAGCGCAGTGATGGGACGGTTCTGGCGATTCAGCAGCTGAGCTCCGGAGACGTAGGCTGCGTGGTGTGGGACGCCGCTATCGTACTATCCAAGTTCCTGGAGGGCGAGGAGTTTGTGGGCCCTGGATTCCATAAGCTGAGGGGGAGATCGGTTCTGGAGCTGGGGTCTGGCACCGGCATTGTGGGGATCATGGCGGCAACCCTCGG gGCAGACGTCACGTTGACGGATCTTGAAGACTTGAAGGACTTGATGAACGTGAACATTGAAAGCAACAAGGATCTAATCACCGGTAGCTGCCGAGCGAAGGTACTAAAATG gggTGAGGATGTCACAGAGTTCCTGCCTTCACCTAACTACATTTTGATGGCGGACTGCATATACTATGAAGAG TCCTTGTGTCTGCTGCTGAAGACCCTTAAAGATCTCTGTAGCCTGGAGACTTGTATCCTGTGCTGTTACGAACAAAGAACCACTGGGAAAAACCCTGAAAttgaaagaagattttttgagGTGAGATCATAG